The genomic segment ATATTGATAATGGCCTTAATATCATTAAGTACCTGATGAAGAAGCCAGCCGCTGTTATCCTTAAGCACAACAATCCCTGTGGTGCCGCCTGGGATACCAGTCTGGCCATCGCCTTTAATCGAGCCCTGCGTTGCGACCGCATTGCCGCCTTTGGCGGTGCCGTTATCATGAACCGACCCTGTGATCTTGAAACGGCAGCGCTTCTTGCAGAAAACTATTTAGAAGTGGTTTGCGCCCCTGATTTTGAGGAGGGAACCCTTGAAATTCTTGCCCGTCGTAAGAACCTGCGTATCATTAAAATTGCAGGGATCGACAGACTTGCCGATTACGAAAAATTCCGTTTCATTGATTTCAAGAGCCTCATTGACGGTGGTATTATTGTCCAACAATCACCGGTAAATTCTATTCGGAGTGGGGATGATCTCCTGCCTGCTACCACCACCCGTAAGGGCGAGGATTTCGCCTGTGAACGTCAGCCAACGGAACAGGAAGTTGAAGATATGATCTTTGGTTGGGCGGTAGAACATGGAGTTACCTCCAACTCTGTGCTCTATGTGAAGGATGGCTGTACCGTAGGTATCGGTACCGGTGAGCAGGATCGGGTCGGGGTGGCAGAAATTGCCGTGCATAAGGCCTATATCAAATATGCCGACCAACTCTCCTTTGATAGATTTGGTATACCATTTTCCAGTCTTGAACTTGAAATTGCCGCCGGTAAGCAGGATGCAGCTGTTCGGGATGAGATTTTGGCCAAGGCCAAGACGGATCGGGCTGGTCTGCCCGGTTGCGTGATGATCTCCGATGCCTTCTTCCCCTTCAGGGATGGTGCTGATATTGGTATTGAGCAGGGTATTACGGCGATTTTGCAGGCGGGTGGTTCCATGCGTGACGATGAGACCATTAAGGCCTGTAACGAGGCAGAGCCACAGGTGGCGATGATGTATACCGGTCAGCGTTCCTTCAAGCACTAAAAGAACTTCCCCTCTCTCTTTTCTCCTCCCCTTTTTCTCTTCTCCTCCCCTTTATTTTGAAGGGGGAGGCCTGGGAGGGGGTCTTGAGGGGGGAATCAAAGGCCTCTGCCTTTATGGGTACAGCGGAAAAGAAACTGCACTCACCACAGAGAACACGGAGAAAAAATTTTTAGTCGAACAGCAATAAGAACGATTTCATTGCATTATTTCTTCTAATTGTGACGAGTACAGTATTTAAATCTTCGGGTAAAGTCGTTTCAGCTTTACCCGTCCATTATCCAGATATTGAGTACCTTCATCTCTTTTGCTCAAAAGAGATGAAGGTGATGGACCCCGCCACTACGACCCTACCCTGCGCTCCTCAAACCCCACGAGAGCTTGAGAAGGCTTGCTCTCAAACAGCTCAAATTCTATTTTCGTGGGTCTCTCCGGTGCTCAGCTTCGTGCCAATGGGGCGAAATCAAGCTTGCTCGCTGACAGCCACTTTGCTTCACTGCCTCCGCTACGCTTCACTGCCGCCATTCCGCTACGCGTCACTGCTGCTTTTTAATTAATTCCCTCTGTGTCCTCTGTGGTGAGCGCCTTTGCCCTTGTTCCTGGGTTATTTTTTTCGGGAGAGGATATAGTGGCCAAGGCCAACCAACAGGTTCATTTCGTCCTGTATATCTCTGCTCTTAAAAATATGTAACTGCTGACAGGCAAAGCTGATATCAGCCTCGGCATGGTCTCTGGCCTCGGCAAAGCCATTATATTTCTCTATAAAGGCGGATATTTCTGTAAAAGATTCTGCCCGTAGGTTCTCGTCTGCCAGGATCTTCTCCACCCGGCAAACAGCGGGGGTATCGCCCCGTTTTTTTGCTTGGCTAAGGGCCAGAATAAGGGGCAGGGTCATCTTGCCCTCGGCAAGATCATTGCCCACGGCCTTGCCTGTCAACGCTGTATCCCCCTGGTAGTCGAGGAGGTCGTCGACAATCTGAAAGGCAGAGCCCAATTTTTCTCCATAGCTACGCAGGGCAGCTATCTCTGCCTCACTGCCCCCTCCGTAAAGCGCTCCCAGTTCACAGGCGGCGGCAATAAGTACCCCCGTTTTGCCCATAACAGCTCTATAATAATCAAGCTCTGAAATATTATACTCCTGGGCATTGCGTAGCTGTAAGAATTCACCATCGACCATGGCACTGGTGGCCTTGCCAAAACGGCGAAGTCCCTCTGCTCCCACCATCTCGCCGACAAAGATCATGGCCCTGGTGTGGAGGAAATCTCCGGCCAGGATGGCGGCCTCCATCCCAAATTTTTTAGCGATGGATTCCTGACCACGTCGCAGATCAGAGTGGTCAATGATATCATCGTGAAAAAGCGTTGCCGCATGCAGATACTCAAATCCTGTGGCCAATCGATATGTTTCCAGCCCGTTGTTGCCGCAGAGCCTGGCCGCCATTAAGACCAGCAGTGGCCTGATTCTCTTGCCGCCCGAGAGGAGGCCATATTCAAGGATATCACAGAGCAGGGGCTCCATGGACCCGCGGAGTAGAGCTATATCCTCTGCAATATAACGATTAACCTGCATTCCCTCTCTGCCAATCCCTTGGATCAATTCTATACTGTCTGTCATGAGCTTCTCATATTTTCTACCAACCCTGGAGGCTGTTTTATTATAATGTTTTTTCCGTGCTAAAGAATTTCTTTACCTCATCAAGGGACCTGGTCACGGGTGCCGGTGGCAAACTGCGCAGGAATCTCTTACCATAAAATTTTGAGAAGAGACGAATGTCCAGAATGGTAATGAGACCCCGATCCCGGTCAGAACGCATTAGGCGGCCAACGCCTTGGCGCAGGGTCAGTACTGCCCGTGGCACCTGGAAATCCATGAAGGGATTACCACCGGCCGCCTTAATATACTCCATTCTGGCCTGGATGACAGGGTCAGTTGGCACTTCAAAGGGGAGTTTGTCAATAATAACACAACTCAGAGCCTCACCTGCCACATCAATACCCTCCCAAAAACTGGCAACGGCCAGGAGGACGGAGTCTCTATCCGCCTTAAACTCTTCCAGCAGGTGTTTGCGTGAGTGACGGCCTTGAACCAGCATGCGATAGTCAATTTTATCCGTAAGCCAGGTGGCAGCCCTCTCCATGGCAGAAAAACTGGTGAAGAGGATCAGGGCTCGACCACGACTCTGTTCCAGTATCTGCAATATTCTCTCGCAACTCTTCTGTCCATAGTCGGGGGCATTGGTCTCTGGAAATCCTCCTTCGGGTATATAGAGCAGGGCCTGCTCTTTATAGGCAAAGGGTGAGGCAAAACGGAGATATTTGGTGTCAGCTGGCAGGCCCAGCCTCTCTCGGAGATAATCAAATTTTTCCCCTATGGAGAGGGTTGCCGAGGTCATTATGGTAGATTCAACTCCGGCGTATAAAAATTCATTTAACTCTTTGGCAACGGAGATGGGGGTCACCGACAGGACAATGGATTTTTCTCTATGCTCGAACCAGTGTACATAGTTGCTGCTGGTGGTATCGCGTGCGAGCCCCGTCAGGCGCAGGTTATCGTGGCACTCCTGACAACGGCGGACCAGGGTCTGCCATCCTTCACCTTTAAAATGGAGATCGGTAAGGGCCACTATCAGTTTTGCTATCCCTGTGGCTAACAGTTCAACCTCCTGCTGCCATGCCTCTTGGCCGTACTCTGTTACTAACTCTTTAAGGGCTGTTTTCCCCCGTTTTTTAGGGAAAACGTGCATAAAGGCATTAAGACGAACACGCATGCCGCTGAGGCGAGAGAGGAGATTTTTATGCTCATCGCTGACAAGAATCTTGTCACCAAGTCGCTCTGCGTCGCTGAGAATATCACGGAGCTGATAGGAGCTAAAGCTCTTGGCAAAAAAGGTGGTGGCAATATCTTCCAGATGATGGGCTTCATCAAAGATCACTGCCTGATAGCGTGGCAGTATCTCGCCATAGCCCTCTTTTTTCAGGGCCAGATCAGAAAAGAAGAGATGGTGATTGACGATGAGGATGCGGGCCGCCGCTGCTCGCCTGCGTAGGCGGCTAATAAAGCAGTTTTCCTGTTCGGGACATTCACTGCCGAGGCATTGGTCAGACTGGGAAGAGATCTTATGCCAGAGGGAGGCATCATCGGCAAGCCAGTGTAGCTCTGCCCGATCCCCGGTTACGGTGCTGGCCAGCCACTGTTCAATTTTATCCTCATCATCCTGGGCTATGAGGGAGAGTTGGGCGCTACTTCTATGTTGGTACCATTTATAGAGACAGAGGTAGTTTTGTCGGCCCTTAACGCATTGGGCAGAAACTCTGCCGCCAAACATCTTCTCCAGGAGGGGTATCTCCTTATGGATAATCTGATCCTGCAGGTTGCGGGTAGCTGTTGAAACAACCACCCTCTTGCCGGAAATAACGGCGGGCAGGAGGTAGGCAAGGGTTTTGCCAATACCCGTTTCCGCCTCCACCACCAGTACCCTGGGGGGGGCAGAGACCGCATGGGGATCCGGGTCGTTGCTGTCCATCAGTGATCTACTCACCGCCTGGGCCATCTCTTGCTGACCACTGCGGGGCTGATAGTGGTCGATCAGCCCTGCCAGTCTGCCATTTTCACCAAAAAAATCTTCCAATGCTCTCTCTCCATCCTGCCAGATTTTACCTCTACCTCTACCTCTCCTCGGCCAAAGGGGCAGTATACAGGAAAAGGGGAAAGGGCGGAACAGCAGATACGAGATGAGGAAGACCAGATACGAGATACTAGATGCGAGATACGAGAAAAAACAATGAACTGAAGAAAAATAGGTGCAAAGGAGAGGGATAGGGGAAGAGATATTAGATACGAGCAGCGAAGCGGCGGATACGAGAAAAGGGAAAAGGCGGAACAGCAGGGGGATAATGCAGGGGAACTTATTGGCTAATAAAATATTGGTGACATTTGGCAAAAAAATCGTGTAATTCTTTGCTATTAACATATGCTTTTCTAGCATCTAGCATCTAGCATCTAGCATCTAGCATCTAGCATCTAGCATCTAGCATCTAGCATCTAGCATCTAGCATCTAGCATCTAGCATCTAGCATCTAGCATCTAGCATCTAGCATCTGTTTTTCAAAAAAAAAGGGCCCATCCCCAAGAGGACAGACCCTTTATAAGCAGATTCTACTTTAGCTAAGGGCTAAATTAGAATGCAAGCTCAAGAGACATACCAAAACCGAAAGCAGGATCTTCCATCTCATCTACGTCCATGTAACCGGCACGGGCATAGACCATGGTGCCGTCGTTGATGGTGTAGGCAGCAGTTGCAGAGATCTCGTAGACAGAGGTAGAGTCCTCAGTGCCACCGGCAACAAGCATGACGTTATTGCTGGTTTCCATGTTGGCATAGGCGAGGTTCAAGCCAAGACCAAGGGTCTCGGTGGCCTGGTAAGAGGTCTTGAAACCGGCAAAGTAGGTATCAACAGCAATATCATCAGCACCAAATGCACCGATATTGTTAATGGCACCTGGGGTGATTTGATTATCACCAGCGATCATAACAAAACCAACTGGGGCATCAAAGGCATAACCGTCCATGGCAAAACCACCAAGAAAGGTTACGTTAACAGCGTCAAAGTCCATGCCAGCAGTTACATAAGCACCGTAACCATCATCGCCAGTCTCAGTAGTAAGACCATTCATGTCATCAGAGGCAGAGAAACCATCTTGCTGCCAGCCAAGCTCAGCGGTAAGGGCAACGGGACCAGCCTGACCTGCAGCAGCAGCATTCAGGATAAGACCGCCATTCTCACTTCGGGCATCAGGGTTATTAGGACTTGCAACGCCATCGGTAAGGCTCAAATCAAGCTGGGTGTAAGATGCACCAAGCTTGGAAGACCATACGTCGTTCCACTCTTGGTTCCAGCCAAGAACGTAGATGCGATTTTCTGCATCATTAGCGTTGTAAGCTGGGGTCCCAATGATACTAGTTCCTTGATTGTCCAAAGAGTTTAGCACACCATAGAGACCGACAACGGTGGTGCCCTCAGAGGCCCAGGTGAGACGAGCATTGTCGATATAGGCATCGTTCCAGAAACCGGTGGTAAGGGAGAGCTGTTGACGACCTGCGGTGAGGAGGGTGCAACCCATGGGTACACCAACATAGGCTTCATACATTTGGAAGGTATCGCCACCATTGTCATCAGAAATACCTGGCTCGTTGCCCCAAACAGTATCTACACGGGTTTTCAAAACCGCATAAGAACCACCAGCGGTGGTGCCTCTCATTTTCAAACGTACACGGGAGTTCCAGTGATCAGCTTGGTCATCAGAACTGGCAACAGCACCCAAGTTGTAGTCACTTTGGTAGTAGTAACGGGCACGAGCGTCACCAGAAAATTCGATTCCAGCAACAGCGGTGGATACCATGGTGCCAGCAAGCATAAGGCCTGCAGCAGCAGCGATAATTTTTTTCATTTTCTTCTCCTTGAAAAGCTTTTTGTATCCCCCAAGTCTCTCAGGCAAGGGGGGCGATCTCCGTCGCATTGACGGAAGATAATTCATGTTCACTCTTTTTATCGGCTATGGCGTCCAATGTCAATTTTTTTTTACTCAGGGTTAAAAAATTTGTACCGCAAAGGCAACATTCCGTAGAGACGTCGATTTATCGCGTCTCATAAACGAGTTTGTGGAATTTGGCATGTAAAAAAAAGGATGTTTTATGATTTTTGCCAATTCTGAGAATTGCTCACAATATATTCTCTTGTCAGTTGCAGTCTCTTTTCATTACGAATTATCTGCTCATAAAATCGTGCCTGCCATGCAAATTGCCTGTCGAATTTATGCACTTCAAATGTAACCCTGCCCTTATACCAACGAACAATGGTCGATAAATTTTTATATAACATTGGATTTTTGCTTTTTGTTGTACCACCAGAGACGCGATAAATCGGTAGGTGATCCGTATCAGGTCTTTCAAGTATAATAATGGCGTGTAGATGATTTGGCATTATGACAAATTCATCCAGGTTGACAAAGGAAAAGTGAACAGGGATTGCCAACAAAGTTTTTTGCGCTATTTGGCCCGATTTCGATAATTGCATATATATCATGAGATATCTCTCCAAGAGACATCACATTGTTTTTGGTACAGATGGTCACAAAATAAGCGCTGTTTGCGCCATAATCCCATGATGACAATCTTGCCGATGGTACCCTGTATTGATTTTTATATTTTGTTCTATCCATTGTCATGTTTTCCAGCTAATCGCATATTTGCCCGTAGAGACGACGATTTATCGCGTCTCATGTTGTTGAATTATCCTGTCTTGATAATAGCATGGGTTATTATCTTGCAACAATGGCGTGCTAATTATTTTTACAATGGTGGGGTGGATGGGGCTACCGTATTGGTGATGTGGTAAACGATCGGGGTTTGAAATTGGTGATGTCTTTACGTGTTTGTGAATTGGGCATGTGGGATAGATTAAGGAGCCAAGCCCAAAGGCTGACTCCTTAAAATATCTACTTTCTCCTGAAAGAGAGGAGACGCGATAAATCGACGTCTCTACGGTTTTTCGGTCTGCTCTTTATAGCTGAACTCATAAACAATAGCCTGCGATTCATCGCTGCTGCCAAAACCGAGAAAGGTGCTATCGATGTTTTTAGCAATAGAGAGATGTACCACCTCTTTGTCCTGGCCCATTTCGTCTTTAACGGTGGCAATACGGTAGCTATAGTCTGGGATATAGCCGCTAATGGCCTTGGTTCGCCATACATCTCGTAAGGCTCCATCCGTATAGCTCAGGCAGGCAACGGTGCCTCCCTCATAGCTACGCATATTGGGGAAGAAGTCGAAGATGGCATTGACCATCCCCTTTGCCTCTTCATTGTCGGTCTTGCCCTCTTTTTTTGCCTTTCTCTTCTTCTCTTTTTCCCGGCCCGAGCTGACAAATTCTTCACGACGGTTAGAGCCGACAATGATTTCGCTTCTGCCATCGCCATCTATATCGGTGGTGATAATTCTGGTGGGGATGTAGTTCCAGTTGCCAAAGTTATCAAGGTCTTCATTTTGGCCGATCAGGGGTTGGTCGGTGAGTTTGCCCAGACCAATACCGAAGAAGTTGGTACTGCCACCATAGTTGTCCAGACTGACATGGAGGAGCTGGTTGTCTCCGTCATAGATAAGCAGTCTCTCCCGTCTATCGAGCACCAGCAACTCTGCCTTGCCATTAGCTGTCAGGTCTGCCCAGGCAAAAGAGAAGAGGGTGGTGCCCTTAGGTAGAGAGATCTCTTCTCCTTTCTGGAAGGAGCTAAAGTCTTTTGCCACATCCAGTTGGTAGACGCCGGGCAGAAGGTAACTGTCGGCCCGTTTTGTTGATCCCCTCTGGCCAAGGAGGAGGAGGCCACTACCTGGCTTTTCAATGGGCTGTAGATACCAGCCGTCTATTGTCATCAGGGGTTGAACAGTGCCTGCTGTGATGGAGAGGATTTCAGAACGGGCCTTGGCGCCGAAGTTGCTGCTGATATAGAGCTCATCCCGACCGTCACCATCATAGTCAGCCGCAGATATGGCATTTATTTTACTTCTGGTTGAAAGCGTATACTCACCTAGCTGAGTGAAGCGTTGTGCCTTTTGGGTATAAAAGAGAAGTTTTTGCCGGGAGGCGTAGACCATATCGTCCTGACCATCGCCATTAAAATCGCCCACGGCCATACCCACCATCTCCATGGGCAGTTTCGGGGTACGACGAATATTTTTTATAGCGACAGTGGTGCTCAGCTGGTTGCTACCGTAGAGGGAACCGCCACTTAAGAGACCCTTTTTATATTCACGTTCCGGATGGCTTGTCGCAAAGCCCGCCATGCCCATGGCTGCTGACACATCCCGTTTTGCCTGTTCCTGATAGCCAAAGACATCCGTCCCAATTTTTGTGGCCATCAGATCAACGGCGGAAAAGATATCCTTCTCTTCTGCGGCCTTCTCAGAAAAATTTTGTTTGCTACCTGTCCCATTTATGGGCACAACCTTTACCTGTAGGGAGATGCCATTTTCCAACGCATAAACTGAGCCACGAACCACATAATCAATATCGAGGTTCTGCCCTGTGACACTCTTGCCGGCGACGGTGAGGGCTTTGATCTCCTGTTGCTTTAGATTGTAGTCAACGGCGATTATACGATCTTTACTTGCCAGTTGACTGGCTAGCATAGAACCTATGCCATTGACCAGGGGGCTATATTTGCCCGCATTAGTGCCATCTAAGGGGAGAAAAAGTACTTTAGAAACAGCGACCTCTTCTTCAGCCCAGAGTGGCAGGGAAGAAAACAGCACGGCAAGGGCTACAAAGAGAGGTAGGAATAGACGAGGCATGGTGGCTCCTTAACTTAAGAATAAGACTATACATAATAACGTGCACATTTATATCGTATATTCCTCTCCCTTACAATCTATTAGTGATATTGCGGGTCGAGACCTGTTTTTTAGGCGATACATCTGTCTCTCCTCTCTCTTCCACTTCGTCTAGCGTCCCATATGCTCAGTCTTTTTAGCAGAGAAAAAAATGGTAAAGATGTAAAGTTCAAGCTAAGCCTTGAATTTCCTTTCGCAATAGGGTTTTCTGGTTTTGTCTGTACGCAATTTAATGAGTTTTTTTACAGCCTCCACGCAAAAGAAATTTTCACCGAAACTCAGGGACAAGAGAGCAGCTATGAATCAAACGGATACCTACAATATCCTGATGTACTCCCACGACACCTATGGGTTGGGGCATATCAGGCGCACCATGGCCATCGCCAACCATCTACGGGATGTGAATACCAATGTCTTGATTATGACAGGATCACCTATTGCCGGCAGATTCACCTTTCCGGAGCAGGTTGATTTTGTCCGTATTCCAGGAATGATAAAGAAGACTAACGATGAGTATCGTTCTCTCTCTATTCGGATTGGCCAGGAGCAGGCTCTGGCTATTCGCACCAGTATTATTAAAGCTACTGCTGAAACCTTTAAACCGGATCTCTTTATTGTTGATAAGGAGCCTTTGGGGCTGAAAGGTGAGGTCCTGCCAACCCTGGAGTGGTTTAAGGAGCATAGTCCGAACACCAATGTGGTCCTTGGTTTGCGAGATATTCTTGATGAGGCCGAGGTGGTAAAAAAAGATTGGCATAAAAAAGAGATATACGGCCGGATAGAATCTCTCTATGACGAGATATGGGTATACGGCGATCGGGATATTTATAATCCCATCGTTGAGTACGATCTGCCGGAAGTTCTTGATGAACGGACCCTTTTCACTGGCTATATTCCCAGAAAGGCCATCAACGGTAGCACCCGGG from the Desulfotalea psychrophila LSv54 genome contains:
- a CDS encoding FG-GAP repeat domain-containing protein, whose amino-acid sequence is MPRLFLPLFVALAVLFSSLPLWAEEEVAVSKVLFLPLDGTNAGKYSPLVNGIGSMLASQLASKDRIIAVDYNLKQQEIKALTVAGKSVTGQNLDIDYVVRGSVYALENGISLQVKVVPINGTGSKQNFSEKAAEEKDIFSAVDLMATKIGTDVFGYQEQAKRDVSAAMGMAGFATSHPEREYKKGLLSGGSLYGSNQLSTTVAIKNIRRTPKLPMEMVGMAVGDFNGDGQDDMVYASRQKLLFYTQKAQRFTQLGEYTLSTRSKINAISAADYDGDGRDELYISSNFGAKARSEILSITAGTVQPLMTIDGWYLQPIEKPGSGLLLLGQRGSTKRADSYLLPGVYQLDVAKDFSSFQKGEEISLPKGTTLFSFAWADLTANGKAELLVLDRRERLLIYDGDNQLLHVSLDNYGGSTNFFGIGLGKLTDQPLIGQNEDLDNFGNWNYIPTRIITTDIDGDGRSEIIVGSNRREEFVSSGREKEKKRKAKKEGKTDNEEAKGMVNAIFDFFPNMRSYEGGTVACLSYTDGALRDVWRTKAISGYIPDYSYRIATVKDEMGQDKEVVHLSIAKNIDSTFLGFGSSDESQAIVYEFSYKEQTEKP
- a CDS encoding polyprenyl synthetase family protein, whose amino-acid sequence is MTDSIELIQGIGREGMQVNRYIAEDIALLRGSMEPLLCDILEYGLLSGGKRIRPLLVLMAARLCGNNGLETYRLATGFEYLHAATLFHDDIIDHSDLRRGQESIAKKFGMEAAILAGDFLHTRAMIFVGEMVGAEGLRRFGKATSAMVDGEFLQLRNAQEYNISELDYYRAVMGKTGVLIAAACELGALYGGGSEAEIAALRSYGEKLGSAFQIVDDLLDYQGDTALTGKAVGNDLAEGKMTLPLILALSQAKKRGDTPAVCRVEKILADENLRAESFTEISAFIEKYNGFAEARDHAEADISFACQQLHIFKSRDIQDEMNLLVGLGHYILSRKK
- a CDS encoding porin, producing MKKIIAAAAGLMLAGTMVSTAVAGIEFSGDARARYYYQSDYNLGAVASSDDQADHWNSRVRLKMRGTTAGGSYAVLKTRVDTVWGNEPGISDDNGGDTFQMYEAYVGVPMGCTLLTAGRQQLSLTTGFWNDAYIDNARLTWASEGTTVVGLYGVLNSLDNQGTSIIGTPAYNANDAENRIYVLGWNQEWNDVWSSKLGASYTQLDLSLTDGVASPNNPDARSENGGLILNAAAAGQAGPVALTAELGWQQDGFSASDDMNGLTTETGDDGYGAYVTAGMDFDAVNVTFLGGFAMDGYAFDAPVGFVMIAGDNQITPGAINNIGAFGADDIAVDTYFAGFKTSYQATETLGLGLNLAYANMETSNNVMLVAGGTEDSTSVYEISATAAYTINDGTMVYARAGYMDVDEMEDPAFGFGMSLELAF
- a CDS encoding glycosyltransferase family protein, with the protein product MNQTDTYNILMYSHDTYGLGHIRRTMAIANHLRDVNTNVLIMTGSPIAGRFTFPEQVDFVRIPGMIKKTNDEYRSLSIRIGQEQALAIRTSIIKATAETFKPDLFIVDKEPLGLKGEVLPTLEWFKEHSPNTNVVLGLRDILDEAEVVKKDWHKKEIYGRIESLYDEIWVYGDRDIYNPIVEYDLPEVLDERTLFTGYIPRKAINGSTREEIRRSYRILDEDKLILVTAGGGGDGSEMLEHYVAMHEYFPTSLPFKTIMITGPFMPREARESLRKRAKLYGIKTIPFHSRVEDMVKAADLVISMGGYNTICEILTQQTPALIIPRETPRKEQLIRAQHLQRRGLLDFIPWSEVNPQLLREKIISLLADSAGYKETISSFALTGLDTMRNRLQELKQLRSKI
- a CDS encoding bifunctional phospho ribosylaminoimidazole carboxamide formyltransferase/IMP cyclohydrolase, producing MSDIKKMYSTILGDNFPMDMTISFGEQKLVYRKKTWAIPGADGNLEERGVRYGENPDQEAALYELASGNLQLGDCQFIEAGNGLVSSIKVEDMLQVGKHPGKINLTDIDNGLNIIKYLMKKPAAVILKHNNPCGAAWDTSLAIAFNRALRCDRIAAFGGAVIMNRPCDLETAALLAENYLEVVCAPDFEEGTLEILARRKNLRIIKIAGIDRLADYEKFRFIDFKSLIDGGIIVQQSPVNSIRSGDDLLPATTTRKGEDFACERQPTEQEVEDMIFGWAVEHGVTSNSVLYVKDGCTVGIGTGEQDRVGVAEIAVHKAYIKYADQLSFDRFGIPFSSLELEIAAGKQDAAVRDEILAKAKTDRAGLPGCVMISDAFFPFRDGADIGIEQGITAILQAGGSMRDDETIKACNEAEPQVAMMYTGQRSFKH
- a CDS encoding transposase produces the protein MIYMQLSKSGQIAQKTLLAIPVHFSFVNLDEFVIMPNHLHAIIILERPDTDHLPIYRVSGGTTKSKNPMLYKNLSTIVRWYKGRVTFEVHKFDRQFAWQARFYEQIIRNEKRLQLTREYIVSNSQNWQKS
- a CDS encoding ATP-dependent DNA helicase, translating into MEDFFGENGRLAGLIDHYQPRSGQQEMAQAVSRSLMDSNDPDPHAVSAPPRVLVVEAETGIGKTLAYLLPAVISGKRVVVSTATRNLQDQIIHKEIPLLEKMFGGRVSAQCVKGRQNYLCLYKWYQHRSSAQLSLIAQDDEDKIEQWLASTVTGDRAELHWLADDASLWHKISSQSDQCLGSECPEQENCFISRLRRRAAAARILIVNHHLFFSDLALKKEGYGEILPRYQAVIFDEAHHLEDIATTFFAKSFSSYQLRDILSDAERLGDKILVSDEHKNLLSRLSGMRVRLNAFMHVFPKKRGKTALKELVTEYGQEAWQQEVELLATGIAKLIVALTDLHFKGEGWQTLVRRCQECHDNLRLTGLARDTTSSNYVHWFEHREKSIVLSVTPISVAKELNEFLYAGVESTIMTSATLSIGEKFDYLRERLGLPADTKYLRFASPFAYKEQALLYIPEGGFPETNAPDYGQKSCERILQILEQSRGRALILFTSFSAMERAATWLTDKIDYRMLVQGRHSRKHLLEEFKADRDSVLLAVASFWEGIDVAGEALSCVIIDKLPFEVPTDPVIQARMEYIKAAGGNPFMDFQVPRAVLTLRQGVGRLMRSDRDRGLITILDIRLFSKFYGKRFLRSLPPAPVTRSLDEVKKFFSTEKTL